Within the Debaryomyces hansenii CBS767 chromosome E complete sequence genome, the region CACATCATAAATTCTAAGGGAGAAAGATTCGATATCCAGCCGTTATTTTTTAGATTAACCATTGACAGTGCTACGGAATTTTTGTTTGGTGAATCGGTGGAAAACTTACATGATGAGAGCGTTGGGCTTACTAGAGATCCTGTTGACTTTGACGGTAAATCTGGATTTGCCGATGCGTTTAATACCTCTCAAGCATGGTTAGCCTCAAGAGCTGTTAGTAAAAATTTGTCTCTCTTTGTTGATGGTAAGGAATTCAGGAATTCGAATGCTAAGGTCCATAAGTTCGCTGATTACTACGTCCGGAAAGCTTTAGAAGCTTCTCCagaagatttagaaaaagCGTCAAGGGATGgatatattttcttgtatGAATTAGTCAAACAAACTAGAGATCCAGTTATTTTAAGGGACCAATTATTGAACATATTGTTAGCAGGAAGAGATACTACAGCCGGTTTATTGTCATTCacattttttgaattagCACGCAACCAGGATGTCTATGACAAATTAAAAGAGGAAATATATGAAAAGTTCGGAGAGGGAGAAGATTCCAGAGTTAATGAAATTACATTTGAATCGTTGAAGAAATgtgaatttttaaaatgCGTTTTGAATGAGATTTTAAGATTGTATCCTTCGGTTCCTCTGAATACGAGATGCGCTACCAAGAACACCACTTTACCTAGAGGCGGCGGACCGGATGGACAATCCTCAATATTCATCCCGAAAGGTAAGAGTGTCCTTTATTCTGTTTATGCTACTCACCGAAACCCAAAATATTATGGAAAGGGTGCAGAAGAATTCAGACCTTCGAGATGGTTAGAACCAGAGATAAGAAAAGTGGGTTGGGCATTCTTACCATTTAACGGTGGCCCAAGAATTTGCTTAGGCCAGCAGTTCGCATTAACAGAAGCTtcttatattattgttagGTTAATACAAATGTTTCCTAACTTGAATAGTTTCTGTGAAAAATATCCTCCTAGGAAGAGTTCGCATTTAACAATGTGCCATCAAGATGGTGTGTCTATTGGAATGTTTTAACTTATCTATTATATTACGAATATCGCTAGCTCTTTCGATTCCGAAAATTGGGATGATCAAAATGCAATAGTTTAGATTAAATAAGCAAATATCATTATATCTTATATGACTTAAGTTGAAGAATGTAATCCAAATATGATGCAGGTCCCATCAT harbors:
- a CDS encoding DEHA2E18612p (similar to uniprot|Q9Y757 Debaryomyces hansenii CYP52A12 Cytochrome P450 52A12) — encoded protein: MSSSAHELFRSIEPYLTNWWIICIGTYVLFSILTWINERILMKKLGAKPIQFIAPDPFWGIPLMFRLLRKKKDGTMVDMTKERFEEFGIETFSFRVGGTPVITTKDPENIKAMLATQFNDFALGKRHTYFKPLLGDGIFTLDGAGWKHSRAMLRPQFSREQVAHVRALEPHLQTLAKHIINSKGERFDIQPLFFRLTIDSATEFLFGESVENLHDESVGLTRDPVDFDGKSGFADAFNTSQAWLASRAVSKNLSLFVDGKEFRNSNAKVHKFADYYVRKALEASPEDLEKASRDGYIFLYELVKQTRDPVILRDQLLNILLAGRDTTAGLLSFTFFELARNQDVYDKLKEEIYEKFGEGEDSRVNEITFESLKKCEFLKCVLNEILRLYPSVPSNTRCATKNTTLPRGGGPDGQSSIFIPKGKSVLYSVYATHRNPKYYGKGAEEFRPSRWLEPEIRKVGWAFLPFNGGPRICLGQQFALTEASYIIVRLIQMFPNLNSFCEKYPPRKSSHLTMCHQDGVSIGMF